The window CAAGACTCAATAGTTGCGCGGCCAACCTCTTGGCGCGCTGCCGTGTTCGACTCCACAGCGCCACGACTTCTACAGTCGGCAAGCGGACAAAAGCCTGTGCGTGACCTGTCCCTTCCTCTTCCGCACTGAGGATCCCGACACGCGGCTCGGTAGCCATATGGGTTTTGCCTATGCTGACCATGAGGCTTTTCTGAGTAGGCTAACGATCCATTTACCGACCTGCTGTCCACTTCCACACACTCGCCGCCATTGTAATTCCGCCGCCGCTGGTGCAGAACACGACCACCTGCCCTGGCCTCGGGCCGCGTCCCTGCGCAATCGCGTCGTCCAGCGCCATGACCACGCACGGCGAGCCGGTATAGCCCCACTTGTCCATCACCCAATGTGTCTTAGAGAGCGGCTGGCCGAGGGTTTCCATCATCTGCTCGATAGTGCGGAGATTGAGCTGGGTGAATAGGTACAGTTCAACATCGTCGAACGTCAGCCCGGTCTTCTCGAGCGCACCCTGAATCAGCTTGGGCCAGTAATCGGCGTTGAAGGTCTTGGGGAGTTTTTTGACGAACTCCACTTTGGGCGGGCCGTAGGTTTGCAGGTTCTCCGGCGTGCACGGGCGGAAAGTCCCGCCGCTATAGATGCCAAGCGCATCGTGGAAACTACCGACCGCGAGGAGGTTGCTGCCCAGCCAGCCCGGCGCATCGCCCACGCCCAGCACCGCCGCGCCGGCACCGTCAGCAAACAGATTCGCTGTCTTCTTGTCCTTCACGTCAATAAAGCGGCTGATGCCATACCCGCCCGCAACGAGCACGTAGCGCGCCTTCGGCTCAGTGAGCAGATAGCGCGCGCCCTGATCGAGCGCCGTTACCCAGCCCGCGCACGCGCTGTTCACGTCGTAACAGCCTGCCTGCGCCGCGCCGATCGTGTGCTGCACCACCACCGACGTGGGCGGGGAGAGATAATCGGGCGTGTCGGTGGAGACGATGAGCAGGTCGAGGTCTTGTGCTGTGATGCCCGCGCGTTCCATCGCGCGTTCCGCGGCCTGCACAATCAAATCGGATGTGGTCTGCTCGGGGGCCATCCAGCGCCGCGCGCGGATGCCGACGTTGGCGATAAGCCACTCGCTGGTGGATTCGCCCATCAGAGTGTCCACTTCCGCGTTAGTGACGACGCGCTCCGGGACGTAACTGCCGCTGCTGAGGAGTTGAGGATGTTTCATGTCATTTCTCGCTTGGCTCAGAATGTCGGCGGCGATCCGCGATGCTGGCGCGGATTGCAAATGTCAGCGATCGTTGGCCGAGTTAATTTGTTGAATCTACTATCGAGCTCCGTTCCGCGCTGAGTTGGATCGTCCGGCGGTAGAGGATATCTGGCTTGCGCTGGACCAGAACCAGCCGCTGGGCAACGCGCGGTTTTATGCGAACATAGATAAGGTGACGTGGTTGCGGCGGCCAGCCAGACCGCGCAGGAGACCGCGTCTTGAGGACGCTGCCGGCACTGCCTCTTCAGAAGGACAGAGAGCGCTTGCCCTGTGAGAGTAATCGAGCCTGGCCCCTTTAATTGTCAGAGCTAATGATATGTTGAAACAGCATAAAAATGCTTTTCTAGAGGCTATTAAGGAATTTGGGCTTGACCCGACCCTATTCCAAGCTGAAGAAACAAATCCGCCAATCAATCCTAGTAACATTCTAGAACTTAAAACACCAATTTTTACTATTAAGCTGAAGCACACGTCCTTCATGTTTAGCGTTAGATATATAAACTATAACTTTGATGTCTTTGTTTATAAGTTCACATTTTTTGCACCGGAATATATTGAAGCAGACTGGAGTAGCCAAATATATGGTTTTGAAAAACTACTTGAACATTTTGATCGCTGGCTCAGGTTTCATGCTAGCGCATTTATACAAGAGCAGCAGCTACCAGACCTTTGGTCACAGATAGAAATATACAAATTTTTCGTACACGATTCTGCCATCACCGAGAAAACCACTTCTGGTTTTTCTGAAGAAGAAAAGAAGAATTTACACCGTTCAATAAAAGAATTTCGTTCATTAGTGCTAGAGAATTTTGATCCGTCTCAAGAACAGGTCGAATTTATAGGCGATCAATTGGATTACTTAGCAAGCGCAATTGACAGGCTGAACCGTCTTGATTGGCGAGCGGTTGCCCTTTCGACGATGATAAGTATTGCTACTAACTTGGGTGTCGATACAGAAGGGGGGCAGTTTTTATTTAAGCTATCTAAGCAAGCTTTTCAATTAGCAATTAAATCGTTGCAATAGGAAGGAATTAAAGAAGCCAGGCTCGATATAGTCCGGTGCTGCGAAGCCGCCATGCCCCGCCAACCCCGATTCCACCTGGATGGTGTGCCGCTGCATATCGCGCAGCGTGGCCATATGCACCTGTTATAAGAAAGCCGCGGCGGTACCGCGACTCATCATCTCCCTAGGGCGGCGTTACGTACAGTACATCAACCGCAGCTATCGGCGCACCGGCACCTTGTGGGATCGCGGTTACCAATCCTCGCTGGTGCAGGCCGAGTCCTACTTGCTTGCCTGCCAGCGGTACGTTGAACTCAACCCCGTCCGCACGGCGATGGTGGAAGACCCGGCACATTACCGCTGGACTAGTTACCGAGCCAACGCGCTGGGGCAAGCGGGTAGCAGGCTCAAAACCCCACGCGGTCTATCGGTCACTCGAGCAGAGCGATCAGGCGAGGCAGGCGGCTTACCGAGCTCTGTTCCGCGCTGAGTTGGACCGTCCTGCCATAGAGGGTATCCGGCTTGCGCTGAACCAGAACCACAGAACCAGCCGCTGGGCAACGAGCGGTTTTATGCGAAGATAGAGAAAATGACGGCGTCGCGGCGGGCAGCTAGGCCGCGCGGGAGGCCGCGTCTTGAGGACGATGCCGGCACTGCCTCTTCAGAAAGACATAGAGAGCTTGCGCGGTGAGAAAAATCGAGCCTGGCCCCTTTAATTCTCTCCGGCCCCTTGAACTTTTTCCATTTGGAGGTACCGATCTATGCTCCGCACCCTCGGCCGATGTCTACGCCAGCGGCGCCAGCGAAACCCTCCTTGGCCGCCTGATGGGCGACGGCGGAGGCCATTCATCTCGACTCAGCGAGTCATCACCCAGCGGCCGGGCTTCGACTGGAATGGCCGTATCGCGGTGAAGGGATTCTTCATGCGTCGCTTTTCGGGCTGGTGTCGCTGGGGAACATGCGCGACACGCCGGAGGTGGCGCAGGGTCAAGCTGAACCGGGCGTTTGACACGGCTGGGTCTTCGGTGCTGGCGATGCCTTCACCGTCCCGCCGCGGTGCTCACGCCTCGTGGGTCTCGCATCTTATCGGCTGCTCGCCTCCGAAACATGCGACGCTTCCGGGAGAGCGGGCTCGTACCGCGGCTTGAGCCACAAACCCAGCACGAACCAAGCTAGCGTTACAGCTCCAACACTGAAGATGACGTCGCCAGGAACGCGTATCCACACCAGAAGATCAATCAGCGGCTGCTGCATGAATTCAGCCGAGCGCGCGTACCAGTAGCCGTGGTCGATTGCCGCCAGCAGCTGCAGGGTACCGATCGGCAGCAGGGTCATCACGCCCATTAGGGCCAAGCCGATATTGAAAGACCAGAAGCTGGTCTGGAGCAATCGCTCGCTCCAGATGTGGTCCGGTTTGAGGCCCCGCAGGCAGAACAGAACGAGCCCGATGCCCAGCATCCCGTACACGCCGAAAAGAGCGGTATGGGCGTGCAACGGCGTCAGATTGAGCCCTTGCATGTAGTACAGCGACAGCGGCGGATTGATCAGGAAGCCGAGCAGTCCCGCCCCGGCTATGTTCCAGAAGGCGACCGCCAGAAAGAACATGACCGGCCAGCGATAACGCGCCATCCAGGGCGTCGCGTGGCCTTGCCTGTATCTTTCGTAAGCCTCAAAACCGATATACGCCAGCGGCACGACTTCAAGCGCGGAGAAGCTCGCGCCGAGCACGATCACCGCGGTGGGCGTGCCACTGAAATACAAATGGTGCAGAGTTCCAAGCACACCACCAGCCAGGAACACGATGGTAGCGAACAGCACCGCAACGGTCGCGATCCTTACCGGCAACAGACCGAGGCGGGTGAAAAGGATCGCGAGCACCGCGGTGGCGAAGACCTCGAAGAAGCCCTCGACCCATAGATGCACCAGCCACCACCGCCAGTATTCAACTGCCGAAATATGAGTGTGTTCGCCCCATACCAGGGCCGCGCCATAAAACAGGCCGATCGCCAACGTCGACAGGAACAGCAATCCCACGAGCGAGCGCGAGTCCGTATCGGCTCGCAGCGCGGGCCACAGCGCGCGGCCGACCAGCACCAGCCACAGCATCAGACCCATGAACAGGAACCATTGCCAGAAGCGGCCGGTATCGGCGTATTCCCATCCCTGGTGGCCGAACCAGAAATTATGCTCCAGCCCCAGCGTCTGCATCACCGCGAACCATTGCCCGGCGAACGCGCCGACGATGATGATCACCAGGCAGGTGAAAAGCACGTTCACCCCCAGTCGCTGATACTTAGGTTCGTGACCCGAAATGGCAGGTCCCATGTAGAGGCCCGTCGCCAGCCACGCCGTCGCAATCCAGAGAACCGCCAACTGGGTGTGCCAGGTGCGGGTGAGCGAATAGGGAAGCACCTCCGAGAGGTTCAGGCCGTAGAAGACCTGGCCCTCGACCTGGTAATGGGCAGTGATCGTGCCCAGCAAGAGCTGTAGAAGAAACATCCCCAACAAGACCCAGAAGTACTTCGCCGTGGCCTTCATCGATGGCGTGACCTGGACCTGCGACATCGGATCCGCGGCAGGCAACGCATAGGGTTCCTCTGCACGCCCCGCGGTGACGGCATGGTGCCAGCCGAGCAGGGCAATGCCCGCGAGCAGCAAGATGACACTGAACGCCGACCAAAGAAACAAGCTCGCGGGCGGCCGATTGCCCACCAGCGGCTCACCGGGCCAATTGTTGGTATAGGTAATGTCGCTTCCAGGACGCTCGGTGACGGTTGCCCATGCGGTCCACCAGAAGAAGGCGGTGAGCGCGCGCCGATGCTCGGCATCCGGCACGGTGTCGTTCTTCATGGCGTAGGCTTCACGCAGCTCGGCGGTGGCCGGGTCGTCGCCGAACAGGCTTTGATAATGGGTCGCGACGTTGGCGATGGCGGCGGTGCGGTCGCCATCCAGTGTGATCGTCTCGGTTTCTGGATCGTAGGTACTGTCCCGGATTCTCGTCTGAAGTCGGGCCTGCAATGTCGCCTGCTGTTCTTCCGACAATTCTGCGTAACGGGTGACCCCCGCCTCGCGCTGCGCCCACAGGTCGAGCACGCCCACAGCCTCTCGGTGCAGCCAGTCGGCGCTCCAGTCGGGCGCGACATAGCCACCGTGTCCCCAGATCGACCCCAGTTGCATCCCACCTATGGACTGCCAGACCTGGCGGCCCAACTCGATGTCGGCGCGCGTGTAAATTACCTGGTTATCAGTCGAGACCACCCGCTCGGGCATGGGAGGCGCTTCCCGGTAGATTTCACCGCCCGTCCACAGCAGGACGGCGAAGGAAGTGATGAGGAGGCTCGCCAGATAAAACCATAGTTTTCTGGTGCTGTTCATAACGAACCTATCGTTTGACCGATTGGACGAAATACCACCTTGCGTGGAATTCGATCATCGCCGTTGACTGCACCCCGGGTATGAGGTCACGTTGTCTGTTGAGGGTTCTGTAAGCGGATAACCCAAGCCTTGTACACGACTCTGAGGCTACGCTTCACTCACGCAAACCTTTTTGTCCGTACGGCAGTTTGAGTTAATCATCTCCAAAGCCAGTTGAGCGGCCTTGTATGACCCGCCCGCTTCACCAAGTGCTTTATTTGCTCCGCTCATCTCCCGCCGCATGTTTCGAGCATAAGCTTGATCCGTCAGCAGCCGCCCGATCTCGTCGGCGATCGGCATTGCTTGTACGTCTTTCTGGATGAATTCGCGCACCACGCTTTTGCCGGCGACGATGTTGGCGAGGCCGATGTGCTTGACGGTGACCAGCCGCCGCGCGATCCAGTAGCTCAGCCGCGATACTTTGTAGATGATTACCATCGGCGTGCCCATCAGCGCGATCTGCAAGGTAGCCGTACCGGAAGCGGTGACGATCGCGTCGCACACTAAAGTGACGTCGTAGAGGCTTTGATTTTCCAGGATCGTTATCGGCAGCGTGGCGTCATCCAGATAGCCTTCGATCAGGCTGCGATCCAGCCCTGGCGCCACTGGCAGTACGAATTGCGCGTCGGGGAAACGTGCACGCAGCAGGGTCGCGGTCTCTACCATCACCGGCATTAGCCGCGTGATTTCGCTCACGCGGCTACCGGGAAACAGCCCGATCGTTTTACTGTTCGAATCGAGTCCGAAATAACGCAGCGCCTCCGTGCGTGTCATCGTCGGCCGGGCTTCGTCCACCAGCGGATGGCCCACGAAACGCACTGGTACACCGGCCTCCTCGTAGAAGGGCGCCTCGAACGCGAATACCACCGCCATCATGTCCACCCGCCGGCCGATTTTTTTCACGCGCCCCGGCCGCCACGCCCACACCTGTGGGCTGACGTAATACAACACCTTCACACCCGCTTTCTTGGCCGTACCGGCGAGGCGTAAGTTAAATTCTGGATAATCGACCAGGATCAATAAGTCCGGCCGCCGCGTCGCGATGATGGCCTGCAGCTTGCGCAGCGCGGCCTTGATCTCGCGATAATGCTTGAGGATTTCGACGATGCCGACCACGGCGAGCCGGCTGGAGTCGACCAAAAGCTCCACGCCGGCCGCGCGCATGCGGCCGGCGCCCATGCCGTAGCAGCGCACGTCGGGGCGTAGTTCACGCACCGCGCGGACGAGATTCGCCGCGTGCAGATCGCCGGACGCCTCGCCGGCGACCAGCATGATGTCCGCGCCCGACGCTGGTTCAGCCAACGAGCGCCTCTTTGACCTCGTTGACGATGGCGCGGACCGCGGGTTCCTCAAGCTCCGGATACATGGGCAAGGACAGGCATTGCGCACTCACGCGTTCGGTGACCGGCAACTCCTGCGCGCGATATTGGCCGGTGAACGCGACCTGGCGGTGCAGCGGGATCGGGTAATAAATCGCGCTGGCGATGCCGGCGGCTTGCAGGCGCGACATGATGCGGTCCCGGTGTGGCGACAGGAGCGTGTACTGATGGTAAACGTGACGCGCATTTTCGGTCTCTAGCGGCGTCTGTACCGCGCCCTCCAGCAACTCCGTGTACCAGCGCGCGACCTGTCGGCGCTGGTCGTTGTATCGATCGATACGCTTGAGCTTGGCGCGCAGCACCACCGCCTGCAATTCGTCGAGTCGGCTGTTATAGCCAATCACATCATGGTGATAGCGCACTTTGCTGCCATGATTCCGCAGCATGCGAAACTGCGCCGCGAGTTCGTCGGAATCAGTAGAGATCAGACCGCCGTCGCCGTAACAGCCCAGATTCTTGCTGGGAAAGAAGCTGAATGCGCCGCTGGCGCCGAAACTGCCCGTCTGACGCCCGGCTATGCTCGCGCCGAACGATTGCGCGCAATCCTCGATCAGTGTGAGCTTGTGCTGCTCGCACAACGGCATCAGGCGCCCGAGGTCGGCCGGCATGCCGAACAGATGCACCGGTAGCACCGCCCGCGTCGCGGGGGTGATTAACGCCTCGACACTGCGCGGGTCGATGTTGAAGGTCAATGGATCGATGTCCGTGAACACCGGTCGTGCGCTTACGTAGCGGATGGCCTCGGCGGTAGCGATGAAGGTGAAGGCGCTGGTGATGACCTCGTCGCCCGGACCGATGCCCGCCGCGCGTAAGGCCAGATGCAGGGCGTCGGTGCCGGACGCGCAGGCCAGCGCGTGCGCAACGCCCAGATACGCCGCCGCCTCCTGCTCGAACGCCGTGACGTTGGGTCCGAGTATGAATTGCGCATCGGCCAGCGCGCGCAGAATGCCGGCGTCGATTTCTTCCTTCAACGCCTGATACTGCGGCTTCAGGTCAACCATGGGGATCATGCGATATTCCTGGTGTCATTGAGAATGTAGCCGTGCGCACCGTGCCCTCTGGACGGCGCAAGCGGGGTCCCGAGCAGGCGAGGGATCTTGCCCGCGTGCGCACGAGGCACCCTACAACAACCTTGCTAACATTTTAATCAGCAGCGGCCGGTCACCATCTCGGTAATGCGGATTGCCGTCTCCAGCGCGCCCCTGCCGTCTTCGCCCGTCACCACCGGTGCGACACCTTCGCGGATCGCCTTCAGGAACAGCCCTATTTCGGTCTTCAGTGCGTCGCCGTCTTCATACTGGAATTGCTCGCTCTCGATCTCGGCCACACCAGGAAACATCTCGCCCGCGCCTTTGCGGTGCACGGACAGGGTACGATCCTGAAAGTCGATGGAGATATAAGCGTCGTGCTGGAACACCCGCATCTTGCGTTCGACTTTGGTGCTGACCCGGCTGGCGGTGACATTCGCCACGCAGCCGTTTTCGAACACCAGGCGCGCGTTGGCGATGTCCACGGCGTCGGACAGCACCGGCACGCCGCTGGCATCGATCCTAGCGAGGTCCGAGCGCACGATGTTCATGATAATGTCGATGTCGTGGATCATTAGGTCCAGCACCACGCTTACATCCGTGCCGCGCGGCTTGTACGGGGCGAGCCGGTGCGACTCGATGAACAGGGGCTGCTCCAGCACCCGATCGAGG of the Gammaproteobacteria bacterium genome contains:
- a CDS encoding ketoacyl-ACP synthase III is translated as MKHPQLLSSGSYVPERVVTNAEVDTLMGESTSEWLIANVGIRARRWMAPEQTTSDLIVQAAERAMERAGITAQDLDLLIVSTDTPDYLSPPTSVVVQHTIGAAQAGCYDVNSACAGWVTALDQGARYLLTEPKARYVLVAGGYGISRFIDVKDKKTANLFADGAGAAVLGVGDAPGWLGSNLLAVGSFHDALGIYSGGTFRPCTPENLQTYGPPKVEFVKKLPKTFNADYWPKLIQGALEKTGLTFDDVELYLFTQLNLRTIEQMMETLGQPLSKTHWVMDKWGYTGSPCVVMALDDAIAQGRGPRPGQVVVFCTSGGGITMAASVWKWTAGR
- a CDS encoding nitric-oxide reductase large subunit, translating into MNSTRKLWFYLASLLITSFAVLLWTGGEIYREAPPMPERVVSTDNQVIYTRADIELGRQVWQSIGGMQLGSIWGHGGYVAPDWSADWLHREAVGVLDLWAQREAGVTRYAELSEEQQATLQARLQTRIRDSTYDPETETITLDGDRTAAIANVATHYQSLFGDDPATAELREAYAMKNDTVPDAEHRRALTAFFWWTAWATVTERPGSDITYTNNWPGEPLVGNRPPASLFLWSAFSVILLLAGIALLGWHHAVTAGRAEEPYALPAADPMSQVQVTPSMKATAKYFWVLLGMFLLQLLLGTITAHYQVEGQVFYGLNLSEVLPYSLTRTWHTQLAVLWIATAWLATGLYMGPAISGHEPKYQRLGVNVLFTCLVIIIVGAFAGQWFAVMQTLGLEHNFWFGHQGWEYADTGRFWQWFLFMGLMLWLVLVGRALWPALRADTDSRSLVGLLFLSTLAIGLFYGAALVWGEHTHISAVEYWRWWLVHLWVEGFFEVFATAVLAILFTRLGLLPVRIATVAVLFATIVFLAGGVLGTLHHLYFSGTPTAVIVLGASFSALEVVPLAYIGFEAYERYRQGHATPWMARYRWPVMFFLAVAFWNIAGAGLLGFLINPPLSLYYMQGLNLTPLHAHTALFGVYGMLGIGLVLFCLRGLKPDHIWSERLLQTSFWSFNIGLALMGVMTLLPIGTLQLLAAIDHGYWYARSAEFMQQPLIDLLVWIRVPGDVIFSVGAVTLAWFVLGLWLKPRYEPALPEASHVSEASSR
- the lpxB gene encoding lipid-A-disaccharide synthase: MLVAGEASGDLHAANLVRAVRELRPDVRCYGMGAGRMRAAGVELLVDSSRLAVVGIVEILKHYREIKAALRKLQAIIATRRPDLLILVDYPEFNLRLAGTAKKAGVKVLYYVSPQVWAWRPGRVKKIGRRVDMMAVVFAFEAPFYEEAGVPVRFVGHPLVDEARPTMTRTEALRYFGLDSNSKTIGLFPGSRVSEITRLMPVMVETATLLRARFPDAQFVLPVAPGLDRSLIEGYLDDATLPITILENQSLYDVTLVCDAIVTASGTATLQIALMGTPMVIIYKVSRLSYWIARRLVTVKHIGLANIVAGKSVVREFIQKDVQAMPIADEIGRLLTDQAYARNMRREMSGANKALGEAGGSYKAAQLALEMINSNCRTDKKVCVSEA
- a CDS encoding DegT/DnrJ/EryC1/StrS family aminotransferase; translation: MIPMVDLKPQYQALKEEIDAGILRALADAQFILGPNVTAFEQEAAAYLGVAHALACASGTDALHLALRAAGIGPGDEVITSAFTFIATAEAIRYVSARPVFTDIDPLTFNIDPRSVEALITPATRAVLPVHLFGMPADLGRLMPLCEQHKLTLIEDCAQSFGASIAGRQTGSFGASGAFSFFPSKNLGCYGDGGLISTDSDELAAQFRMLRNHGSKVRYHHDVIGYNSRLDELQAVVLRAKLKRIDRYNDQRRQVARWYTELLEGAVQTPLETENARHVYHQYTLLSPHRDRIMSRLQAAGIASAIYYPIPLHRQVAFTGQYRAQELPVTERVSAQCLSLPMYPELEEPAVRAIVNEVKEALVG
- a CDS encoding Gfo/Idh/MocA family oxidoreductase, whose product is MPPITTAVVGVGYLGRFHAQKYAQLADSRLLAVVDIDENAANLVAAKQGVEARYDYRELLGRVDAVSIVVPTGLHYEVAAAFLAHGSHVLIEKPMTATVAEAQALIELARAHGRVLQVGHLERFNSAILNLDRVLEQPLFIESHRLAPYKPRGTDVSVVLDLMIHDIDIIMNIVRSDLARIDASGVPVLSDAVDIANARLVFENGCVANVTASRVSTKVERKMRVFQHDAYISIDFQDRTLSVHRKGAGEMFPGVAEIESEQFQYEDGDALKTEIGLFLKAIREGVAPVVTGEDGRGALETAIRITEMVTGRC